In Paenarthrobacter sp. GOM3, a single window of DNA contains:
- a CDS encoding D-2-hydroxyacid dehydrogenase, whose amino-acid sequence MMNTMTTDELTIAIAVPLEAEHVELIRAVDPAVTVLYDPELLPPERFPADHAGDPNFKRTAEQEERYWAMLNRAQVLYGFPNESPAGLAKVAESNPHLQWIHAMAAGAGGAVKASGLDTEALRKFKVTTSAGVHALPLAEFSAFGILNGFKRSAEMARDQASRIWPELRTPTKLVNGSTLVITGLGEIGMETARIARALGMKVSGTKRNVEAIEGIEEVTTNDGLATLVAGADAVVNTLPGTPYTEKLFNRGIFSAMKPGAVFVNVGRGTVVDEEALHEALENGQVSYACLDVFAVEPLPQDSPLWNHPKVLVSPHTSALSEAENRLITERFCSNLRTFLDGGELPHLVDPVHFY is encoded by the coding sequence ATGATGAACACCATGACGACTGATGAACTTACCATCGCCATCGCTGTGCCGCTCGAAGCAGAGCACGTAGAGCTGATCCGCGCTGTTGATCCCGCCGTAACGGTTCTCTACGATCCTGAACTTCTGCCGCCTGAACGCTTCCCCGCCGACCATGCCGGCGACCCCAACTTCAAGCGGACGGCCGAGCAGGAAGAACGCTACTGGGCCATGCTGAACAGAGCACAGGTCCTCTACGGCTTCCCCAACGAAAGCCCCGCCGGACTGGCCAAGGTGGCCGAAAGCAATCCGCACCTTCAATGGATCCATGCCATGGCCGCCGGAGCGGGCGGAGCCGTCAAGGCCTCGGGCCTGGACACAGAAGCACTGCGCAAGTTCAAAGTGACCACCTCGGCCGGGGTCCATGCCCTGCCGCTGGCAGAGTTCTCGGCCTTCGGCATCCTCAACGGCTTCAAGCGGAGCGCCGAAATGGCCCGTGATCAGGCCTCCAGGATCTGGCCCGAGCTGCGGACGCCCACCAAACTCGTCAACGGTTCCACACTGGTCATTACTGGCCTGGGTGAGATCGGCATGGAAACGGCGCGCATAGCCCGTGCCCTTGGCATGAAGGTCAGCGGGACCAAGCGCAACGTCGAAGCCATCGAGGGCATCGAGGAGGTCACCACCAACGACGGCCTGGCCACCTTGGTTGCCGGTGCCGACGCAGTGGTGAACACCCTGCCCGGCACCCCTTATACGGAGAAGCTGTTCAACCGCGGGATTTTCTCCGCCATGAAGCCCGGGGCTGTGTTCGTTAATGTGGGCCGTGGAACCGTCGTGGACGAGGAAGCCTTGCACGAGGCACTCGAAAACGGCCAGGTGTCGTACGCGTGCCTTGACGTCTTCGCCGTCGAGCCGCTCCCACAGGACAGCCCATTGTGGAACCACCCCAAGGTGCTCGTGTCACCGCACACCTCGGCCCTGAGCGAAGCCGAAAACCGCCTCATCACCGAACGTTTCTGCAGCAACCTGCGCACTTTCCTGGACGGCGGCGAACTCCCCCACCTGGTTGACCCCGTCCACTTCTACTAA
- a CDS encoding NAD(P)-dependent oxidoreductase codes for MTGKHVGFVGLGLMGAPMAANIAKAGWVVSGWNRSAKAFKDLPMVQCAATVADLRDEEAIIFMLPDLPYIEEAAKALLESWRGAPPKPGTAVVIMSSVSPTAVQQFGQTVHQASSGNAIVVDAPVSGGTAGAREGTLAIMVGADEPHFAALKPLFEAMGTTVRRMGPLGSGSLAKACNQLIVGTTTAALAEAAELAERSGMDVEALFEVLSGGLAASRVLDNVGPRLAAKDYAPTGPAKFMHKDLGFVIDSAEAAGSAVPLATAAIGLYAELKRQGLGDQDLAVVRQTIANLSQTPTATSSSN; via the coding sequence ATGACCGGTAAACATGTGGGCTTTGTTGGCCTGGGGCTCATGGGTGCGCCCATGGCCGCCAACATCGCCAAGGCCGGGTGGGTTGTCTCCGGGTGGAACCGCTCCGCGAAGGCCTTCAAGGACCTCCCGATGGTCCAGTGCGCGGCTACGGTGGCCGACCTCCGCGATGAGGAGGCAATCATCTTCATGCTCCCGGACCTGCCGTATATCGAGGAAGCCGCTAAAGCTTTGCTCGAATCCTGGCGGGGCGCGCCGCCGAAGCCGGGCACCGCCGTCGTCATCATGAGCAGCGTCTCCCCAACTGCGGTCCAGCAGTTCGGCCAAACCGTCCACCAAGCGAGCAGCGGCAACGCAATCGTGGTGGACGCCCCGGTCAGTGGCGGAACCGCAGGTGCGCGGGAAGGAACCCTGGCCATCATGGTTGGTGCCGACGAACCTCACTTCGCGGCACTCAAGCCGCTGTTCGAGGCCATGGGAACCACCGTGCGGCGCATGGGGCCACTTGGGTCAGGATCACTTGCCAAAGCCTGCAACCAACTCATCGTCGGGACCACGACGGCGGCACTCGCCGAGGCGGCCGAGCTCGCCGAACGCTCCGGCATGGACGTGGAGGCGCTCTTCGAGGTCCTCTCCGGCGGGCTCGCCGCAAGCCGGGTGCTGGACAACGTTGGTCCGAGACTCGCTGCCAAGGACTACGCGCCGACGGGACCGGCCAAGTTCATGCACAAGGACCTCGGCTTCGTCATCGACAGTGCTGAAGCTGCCGGCTCCGCCGTGCCCCTGGCCACAGCCGCGATCGGGCTGTACGCCGAACTAAAACGCCAAGGACTCGGTGACCAGGACCTTGCCGTCGTCCGGCAAACCATCGCCAACCTGAGCCAGACCCCAACCGCGACGTCGAGCAGCAACTGA
- a CDS encoding SDR family oxidoreductase — protein MSGLFDLTGRVALVTGSSRGIGNALARGLADAGATVVLNGISPERLDAAQEAMAADYPAGTVHSRAFDVTDAVAAAEGVAWIEQNVGPLDILVNNAGIQHRVPMLDLDVKDWNRVITTDLTSAFLVGREAARHMIPRGHGKIINICSVQTDLARPTIAPYVAAKGGLRNLTRAMTAEWAASGLQINGIAPGYIHTEMTQNLVDDTDFNSWILGRTPANRWGTVADLAGPTVWLASQASNFVNGQTIFVDGGMTVVV, from the coding sequence ATGAGTGGACTTTTCGATCTGACCGGGCGGGTTGCCCTGGTTACTGGTTCAAGCCGGGGGATCGGCAACGCCCTGGCCAGGGGCCTTGCCGACGCAGGCGCCACGGTGGTGCTCAACGGCATCAGCCCTGAACGTCTTGACGCCGCGCAGGAGGCAATGGCCGCTGACTACCCGGCGGGTACAGTTCACAGCCGGGCCTTCGACGTCACCGACGCGGTGGCCGCTGCGGAAGGGGTGGCATGGATAGAACAGAACGTCGGGCCGCTCGACATCCTGGTGAACAACGCCGGGATCCAGCACCGGGTCCCCATGCTGGACCTCGACGTCAAGGACTGGAACCGGGTCATCACCACGGACCTGACCAGCGCGTTCCTGGTGGGCCGTGAAGCCGCCAGGCACATGATCCCCAGGGGGCACGGCAAAATCATCAACATCTGTTCGGTCCAGACAGACCTCGCCCGACCAACCATCGCCCCCTACGTCGCCGCCAAGGGCGGGCTGCGCAACCTCACCCGCGCCATGACCGCCGAGTGGGCAGCGTCGGGCCTGCAGATCAACGGGATCGCACCCGGCTACATCCACACCGAGATGACGCAGAACCTGGTGGACGACACCGACTTCAACTCCTGGATCCTTGGCCGAACACCTGCCAACAGGTGGGGGACCGTCGCGGATCTTGCCGGGCCGACCGTCTGGCTGGCATCCCAGGCGTCCAACTTCGTCAACGGCCAGACCATCTTCGTCGACGGTGGAATGACGGTGGTGGTCTGA
- a CDS encoding L-idonate 5-dehydrogenase, which yields MGITLPRSAPAVVAHGKDDLRIEDLPLTEPAQDQSIVEIAYGGICGSDLHYWLHGAAGESILKEPMVLGHEIVGIVVQQAADGTGPGVGTPVAVHPATPAPGDARYPEDRPNLSPGCTYLGSAARYPHTDGAFSRYANLPSRMLRPVPENLDLRTAALVEPASVAWHAVARAGDVRGKTALVIGSGPIGALAVAVLKRAGAARIVAVDMHDKPLEIAQRVGADAVLKGDEADAIAAVEADVVIESSGSHYGLASAIKGATRGGKVVMVGLLPSGPQPVFISLAITRELELLGSFRFNDEIEEVIAALADGSLFVDPVVTHEFDVANGLEAFDVAKNPAVSGKVLLNFRG from the coding sequence ATGGGCATCACACTTCCCCGGTCCGCTCCGGCCGTGGTCGCCCACGGTAAGGACGACCTCCGCATTGAAGACCTTCCGCTGACCGAACCCGCGCAGGACCAGTCGATTGTCGAAATCGCCTACGGCGGCATCTGCGGCTCCGACCTGCACTACTGGCTGCACGGCGCAGCGGGGGAGTCCATCCTCAAGGAGCCCATGGTCCTGGGCCACGAAATCGTTGGCATCGTGGTCCAGCAGGCAGCGGATGGCACCGGCCCCGGGGTGGGAACGCCCGTGGCCGTCCACCCGGCAACGCCCGCCCCCGGCGATGCCAGATACCCCGAAGACCGGCCCAACCTGTCCCCAGGATGCACGTACCTGGGCAGTGCCGCCCGCTACCCGCACACCGACGGTGCCTTCAGCCGCTACGCAAACCTGCCATCAAGGATGCTGCGCCCCGTGCCGGAGAACCTGGACCTCCGGACGGCTGCCCTTGTGGAACCGGCCAGCGTCGCATGGCACGCTGTGGCACGTGCGGGGGACGTCCGAGGAAAGACTGCGCTCGTCATCGGAAGTGGCCCCATCGGCGCGCTCGCGGTCGCGGTCCTGAAGCGGGCCGGCGCGGCCCGGATCGTCGCCGTCGACATGCACGACAAGCCACTGGAGATCGCGCAAAGAGTGGGTGCGGACGCAGTACTCAAAGGCGACGAAGCGGACGCCATAGCGGCCGTGGAGGCCGACGTCGTCATTGAATCCTCGGGCAGCCATTACGGCCTGGCCTCTGCCATCAAGGGAGCAACCCGCGGGGGGAAGGTGGTCATGGTGGGCCTGCTCCCGTCGGGGCCGCAGCCAGTGTTCATCTCCCTGGCAATCACCCGGGAACTAGAATTGCTTGGCTCATTCCGCTTCAATGACGAAATCGAGGAAGTCATCGCAGCGCTCGCCGACGGTTCACTCTTTGTGGATCCTGTGGTCACGCACGAATTCGATGTCGCCAACGGTTTGGAGGCCTTTGACGTGGCGAAGAACCCGGCTGTGTCCGGCAAGGTCCTGCTGAACTTCCGCGGGTAG
- a CDS encoding FadR/GntR family transcriptional regulator — protein sequence MSTSLHHRAVEHLGTRIVGGALPTGHVMLAEHLEDELKVSRSVVREAVRVLQSLGLVETIKRVGIRVLPAHRWNPFDPLVIRWRLAGEGRGAQLRSLAELRSAVEPVAAELAAGNAPEAFRKELVGISHAMKEAGDAGDMATFLDLDIRFHALVLSGSGNEMFANLIGQVTETLTGRTVHGLMPEHPQKQALQWHMDVAHAIEAGDGTVARDAAARIMRQTIAELAPSWDDQPRVFVPVAKN from the coding sequence ATGTCAACCAGCCTCCACCACCGCGCCGTTGAGCATCTGGGGACCCGCATAGTCGGTGGCGCCCTTCCCACTGGCCATGTCATGTTGGCGGAGCACTTGGAAGACGAGCTCAAGGTTTCCCGTTCGGTGGTCCGCGAAGCCGTTCGGGTGCTTCAGTCGTTGGGACTGGTGGAGACCATCAAGCGCGTGGGAATTCGAGTCCTCCCGGCCCACCGTTGGAATCCCTTCGATCCCTTGGTTATTCGCTGGCGACTGGCCGGCGAAGGACGTGGAGCCCAGTTGCGTTCCCTGGCGGAGCTGCGTTCCGCCGTCGAGCCCGTGGCGGCTGAACTGGCCGCCGGCAACGCTCCGGAGGCGTTCCGCAAGGAATTGGTGGGCATCTCCCATGCCATGAAGGAAGCCGGCGACGCCGGCGACATGGCTACGTTCCTGGACCTCGACATCCGTTTCCATGCCCTGGTGCTCTCCGGCTCGGGCAATGAGATGTTCGCGAACCTGATCGGCCAGGTCACCGAGACGCTGACCGGCAGGACGGTGCACGGCCTGATGCCGGAGCACCCCCAAAAGCAGGCCCTGCAGTGGCACATGGACGTTGCGCATGCCATCGAGGCAGGCGACGGTACTGTGGCGCGGGACGCAGCTGCTCGGATCATGCGGCAGACCATCGCGGAGTTGGCCCCCAGTTGGGACGACCAACCCCGTGTGTTTGTTCCTGTCGCCAAAAACTAG